The following are encoded in a window of Candidatus Omnitrophota bacterium genomic DNA:
- a CDS encoding anthranilate/aminodeoxychorismate synthase component II (TrpG; with TrpE catalyzes the formation of anthranilate and glutamate from chorismate and glutamine; TrpG provides the glutamine amidotransferase activity), giving the protein MYLLIDNYDSFTYNLYQAFAEQGVDLLVRRNDRISLGEIEKLAPEKIIISPGPKTPESAGISVEVIRSFSSLKPILGVCLGLQCIVQACGGRIDRVKKIVHGKTSLIEHDRKGIFKGVPSPFRGARYHSLHAERIPDCLRVTARTQDDIVMGVEHLELPLVGLQFHPESFLTEEGSVIVKNFIEL; this is encoded by the coding sequence ATGTACCTACTTATCGACAATTACGATTCCTTTACCTACAACCTTTACCAGGCTTTCGCTGAACAGGGGGTGGACCTTCTGGTCAGAAGGAACGACCGAATAAGCCTTGGCGAGATCGAGAAGCTTGCCCCTGAGAAGATAATAATCTCGCCCGGGCCCAAAACTCCCGAAAGCGCGGGAATATCCGTTGAGGTCATAAGAAGCTTCTCGTCCCTGAAACCGATACTGGGCGTATGCCTAGGGCTTCAGTGCATAGTTCAAGCCTGCGGCGGCAGGATAGACCGGGTTAAAAAGATCGTACACGGGAAGACCTCGCTCATAGAACATGACCGAAAGGGTATATTCAAAGGGGTGCCCTCCCCTTTCCGGGGAGCTAGGTACCACTCCCTTCACGCCGAGCGGATACCCGATTGCCTCAGGGTCACCGCCCGCACTCAGGATGATATCGTAATGGGAGTTGAACACCTGGAGCTGCCCCTGGTGGGGTTACAATTCCACCCCGAGTCCTTTCTCACGGAGGAAGGATCAGTAATAGTTAAGAACTTCATCGAGTTATAA
- the pabB gene encoding aminodeoxychorismate synthase component I — protein sequence MEKYLPPINRSCLIERIPLWRPVEEVFSYFAERPYTSLLHSSLRTDAGRYSFLGIDPFLVMRSKGRKITVETGRKTRIGEGDVFECLKRILNTYRVDNPTSFPLISGGMGYFSYDLKDLIEDLPRRAVDDLALPESCFCFFRTILIHDRKDPGCIHISITSDGGETRQLLENYKAIMNGTRKEGSTLIDSSKAFPGLCADISRKDYLKKVEKVLDYIRAGDIYQACLSQRFTARWPLGGYSLYQRLNRKNPAPFSAYLNLPEAKVLSSSPERFLRVADGQVETRPMKGTRSRGSCEASDRKMREDLVNSSKDAAELAMIVDLERNDLGKVCVPGSIRVTEHRRVETYPTVFQTISVVRGLLAKDTSLGQIVKASFPGGSISGCPKVRAMEIIDELEPTARSVYTGSIGYMSFHGTMDLNMAIRTMLLKQGRVYFQTGGGIVADSDPEEEYEETLHKARAMMEIFGKQ from the coding sequence ATGGAAAAATACTTGCCACCGATAAATAGAAGCTGCCTTATCGAAAGGATACCCCTCTGGCGTCCGGTGGAAGAGGTCTTTTCGTATTTCGCGGAGCGCCCCTACACGTCTCTCCTTCACAGTTCTCTCCGGACGGACGCGGGAAGATACTCTTTTCTCGGTATCGACCCTTTTCTGGTCATGCGCAGTAAAGGACGTAAGATAACGGTTGAGACCGGCAGGAAGACCCGGATCGGCGAAGGCGATGTCTTTGAATGCCTTAAGAGAATCCTGAACACATACCGGGTGGATAACCCCACCTCTTTCCCGCTCATCTCCGGAGGGATGGGTTATTTCTCCTACGACCTCAAAGACCTGATCGAGGATCTGCCAAGAAGGGCTGTGGATGACCTGGCTCTGCCGGAAAGCTGTTTTTGCTTCTTTAGGACGATACTTATTCATGACAGGAAGGACCCTGGATGCATACATATCTCGATAACCTCCGACGGCGGTGAAACCCGCCAGTTGCTCGAGAATTACAAGGCCATCATGAATGGAACGCGGAAAGAAGGATCTACCCTGATAGATAGCTCAAAGGCTTTCCCCGGCCTGTGCGCCGATATCTCCCGGAAGGATTACCTGAAGAAAGTTGAAAAAGTGCTGGATTACATACGCGCTGGTGATATCTACCAGGCATGCCTTTCACAGCGCTTTACGGCACGGTGGCCTCTGGGGGGTTATTCCCTCTACCAGAGACTTAACAGGAAAAATCCCGCGCCCTTCAGCGCGTATCTTAACCTTCCCGAAGCGAAGGTCCTCTCCTCCTCCCCGGAAAGGTTCCTCCGCGTGGCGGACGGACAGGTGGAGACCAGGCCCATGAAAGGCACGCGAAGCCGCGGATCCTGTGAAGCGAGCGACAGGAAAATGAGGGAAGACCTCGTCAATAGCTCCAAGGACGCCGCGGAACTTGCGATGATAGTGGACCTTGAAAGGAACGACCTGGGAAAGGTCTGCGTGCCCGGATCGATCAGGGTGACAGAGCACCGCAGGGTCGAGACCTATCCCACGGTATTCCAGACGATCTCGGTGGTAAGGGGTCTGCTGGCTAAAGATACAAGCCTTGGCCAGATCGTGAAAGCCTCTTTCCCGGGGGGCTCGATCAGCGGGTGCCCGAAGGTGCGCGCCATGGAAATAATAGACGAGCTCGAACCCACCGCGAGGAGCGTGTACACCGGGTCTATAGGTTACATGAGCTTTCACGGGACCATGGACCTCAATATGGCCATTAGAACGATGTTGCTTAAACAGGGGCGGGTTTATTTCCAGACAGGGGGCGGCATAGTAGCCGATTCAGATCCTGAGGAGGAATACGAAGAAACACTTCACAAAGCGCGCGCTATGATGGAGATATTCGGTAAACAGTAA